In a single window of the Aminomonas paucivorans DSM 12260 genome:
- a CDS encoding ABC transporter ATP-binding protein — protein sequence MSAELLSVRDLSIQFGGLKAVDGVDFDMNQGEILGLLGPNGAGKTTCFNMISGVYRPTRGEIRFQGARTDGLAPHQMAALGIGRTFQIVKPFATLSVRENVCIALGGNRYRGNLLGSFRFWRRPSVLEEAERILRDVGLGDRMDQRAGLLPIGNLRKLEIARSLALHPKLLLLDESFSGLRHEEIEQIEVLVRRIREQGISILLIEHNMKVAMGLSDRIVVLDHGRKLAEGLPQEISRNPEVIEAYLGKGASGHAA from the coding sequence ATGAGCGCGGAACTCCTTTCCGTGCGCGACCTGTCCATCCAGTTCGGGGGCCTCAAGGCGGTGGACGGGGTGGACTTCGACATGAACCAGGGAGAGATCCTGGGCCTCCTGGGCCCCAACGGGGCGGGGAAGACCACCTGTTTCAACATGATCTCCGGGGTCTACCGGCCCACTCGGGGAGAGATCCGCTTCCAGGGAGCCCGCACCGACGGACTTGCCCCCCACCAGATGGCGGCCCTGGGCATCGGTCGGACCTTCCAGATCGTCAAACCCTTCGCCACCCTGTCGGTGAGGGAGAACGTCTGCATCGCCCTGGGGGGAAACCGATACCGGGGAAACCTCCTGGGCAGCTTCCGCTTCTGGAGACGCCCCTCGGTGCTGGAGGAGGCGGAGCGCATCCTCCGGGACGTAGGCCTGGGGGATCGGATGGACCAACGGGCAGGGCTTCTGCCCATCGGGAACCTCCGCAAGCTGGAGATCGCCCGCTCCCTGGCCCTGCACCCCAAACTGCTTCTCCTGGACGAGTCCTTCTCCGGGCTGCGCCACGAGGAGATCGAACAGATTGAGGTGTTGGTCCGGCGGATCCGGGAGCAGGGCATCTCGATCCTCTTGATCGAGCACAACATGAAGGTGGCCATGGGGTTGAGCGACCGCATCGTGGTGCTGGACCACGGCCGCAAGCTCGCTGAAGGGTTGCCCCAGGAGATCAGCCGAAACCCGGAGGTCATCGAGGCCTATCTGGGGAAGGGGGCGAGCGGCCATGCTGCTTGA
- a CDS encoding ABC transporter ATP-binding protein, with product MLLEVQDLVVSYGEVEAVHGVSFRVEEGELVSIIGANGAGKSSILRTLMGLQAPTSGAVRFLGEDVTGEPAHIRARRGIRMVPERARVFPQLTVKENLLMGVYGLRKALPYEERLRWLYGLFPILEERGGQFASTLSGGEQQQLAIARALVSNPKLLLVDEVSMGLMPKLVDQVFSVLQQLNREQGLSILLVEQNALASLQISRRAYILETGRLALEGEARSLLEDPRVREAYLGL from the coding sequence ATGCTGCTTGAGGTGCAGGATCTGGTGGTGTCCTACGGGGAGGTGGAGGCGGTCCACGGCGTCTCCTTCCGCGTGGAGGAGGGGGAGCTGGTCTCCATCATCGGCGCCAACGGCGCCGGGAAAAGCAGCATCCTCCGCACCCTCATGGGCCTGCAGGCCCCCACGTCCGGAGCGGTGCGCTTCCTGGGGGAGGACGTGACGGGAGAGCCTGCCCATATCCGAGCCCGCCGGGGTATCCGCATGGTTCCCGAAAGGGCGCGGGTCTTCCCTCAACTCACGGTGAAGGAAAACCTCCTCATGGGGGTCTACGGCCTCCGCAAGGCCCTTCCCTACGAGGAACGCCTCCGGTGGCTCTACGGTCTCTTCCCCATCCTGGAGGAGCGGGGGGGGCAGTTCGCCAGCACCCTTTCGGGGGGGGAACAGCAGCAGCTGGCCATCGCCCGGGCTCTCGTCTCGAACCCCAAACTCCTGCTGGTGGACGAGGTCTCCATGGGACTCATGCCCAAACTGGTGGACCAGGTGTTCTCGGTCCTTCAACAACTGAACCGGGAGCAGGGACTCTCCATCCTCCTGGTGGAGCAGAATGCCCTGGCGTCCCTGCAGATCTCCCGAAGGGCCTACATCCTGGAGACGGGGCGTCTGGCCCTGGAGGGAGAGGCCCGGTCCCTCCTGGAGGATCCCCGAGTCCGGGAGGCCTACCTGGGGCTGTAA
- a CDS encoding ABC transporter substrate-binding protein, with the protein MKGLRLVMGAACGVLLLAGAALAADTVKIGLLAPVTGFAAADGESMVNSVKLAVEQVNAQGGVLGKKVELICYDDAADPKQSVALAQKLIGQDKVIAMVGGSYSMPTRAIAPIFDDEEVPFVAAYAIHPDVTKGDYTFRNGFLGMVEGQAAAYTAVKLLKGSKLAILTSDNDFGRTLAEGFKAYLKEYAPQAKLVLAQTYPMSEKDFKAYLSKIKEAKPDVVFASGYYFQTGPILKQAREMGITAHFVGEEGADSPKTIEIAGKASEGLVIVTNLNRDDKRPVVQNYLQQYRSKFKLEPDMVGASGYDAFMILVDAMKSAKSLDRKAIRDAVAKTSNYNGLTGIIKGFDKVGEVIKPVQVQIVRNGKFRYFGVVDDPKLVTP; encoded by the coding sequence ATGAAGGGTCTTCGGTTGGTGATGGGAGCGGCGTGCGGGGTATTGCTGCTTGCGGGAGCTGCCCTGGCGGCGGACACGGTGAAGATCGGGCTTCTGGCTCCGGTCACCGGGTTCGCGGCGGCGGACGGGGAGAGCATGGTCAACTCGGTGAAGTTGGCGGTGGAACAGGTCAACGCCCAGGGAGGCGTGCTGGGCAAGAAGGTGGAGCTGATCTGCTACGACGACGCGGCAGACCCCAAGCAGTCCGTGGCCCTGGCCCAGAAGCTGATCGGCCAGGACAAGGTAATCGCCATGGTGGGCGGTTCCTACAGCATGCCCACCCGAGCGATTGCCCCCATCTTCGACGACGAAGAGGTGCCCTTCGTGGCGGCCTACGCCATCCACCCCGACGTGACCAAGGGGGACTACACCTTCCGCAACGGCTTCCTGGGCATGGTGGAGGGACAGGCAGCGGCCTACACGGCGGTGAAGCTCCTGAAGGGTTCCAAGCTGGCGATCCTCACCAGCGACAACGACTTCGGTCGCACCCTGGCAGAAGGCTTCAAGGCCTACCTCAAGGAGTACGCCCCCCAGGCCAAACTGGTCCTGGCCCAGACCTATCCCATGAGCGAGAAGGACTTCAAAGCCTACCTCTCCAAGATCAAGGAAGCCAAGCCCGACGTGGTCTTTGCCAGCGGGTACTACTTCCAGACGGGCCCCATCCTGAAGCAGGCCCGGGAAATGGGCATCACCGCCCACTTCGTGGGTGAGGAGGGAGCGGACTCCCCCAAGACCATCGAGATCGCAGGAAAGGCCTCCGAGGGGCTGGTCATCGTCACGAACCTGAACCGGGACGACAAACGGCCGGTGGTCCAGAACTACCTCCAGCAGTACCGGAGCAAGTTCAAGCTGGAGCCCGACATGGTGGGCGCCTCGGGATACGACGCCTTCATGATCCTGGTAGATGCCATGAAGAGCGCCAAGAGTCTGGACCGGAAGGCCATCCGGGACGCGGTGGCCAAGACCTCCAACTACAACGGCCTCACCGGGATCATCAAGGGCTTCGACAAGGTGGGCGAGGTCATCAAGCCCGTGCAGGTTCAGATCGTGCGCAACGGGAAGTTCCGCTACTTTGGAGTGGTGGACGATCCCAAACTCGTGACCCCCTAG
- the ftcD gene encoding glutamate formimidoyltransferase, producing the protein MGKPLIECVPNFSEGRRPEVIEAIVAPFKNRPGVYLFDYRADEDHNRLVVSLVGHPAEIQESLLEAAKVARDHIDMNTHQGAHPRIGAVDVVPFTPIANITMEECVELARSFGKRYVEETGIPVYYYEDAALIPERKRLEVVRKGQYEVLKDEARTVPARRPDVGEAALHPTAGGTVIGARKFLVAFNVNLDTDNLDVAKEIAKHVRSSSGGFCHVKGIGVALEERGLVQVSMNLVDYEKNALYRVLETIRMEAKRYGVSVVETEVYGMVPAGAVLDSAAYYLQIAGFDPQQIIELRLLQMMGEAAQ; encoded by the coding sequence ATGGGCAAGCCGCTTATCGAATGCGTTCCCAACTTCAGCGAGGGTCGCCGCCCCGAGGTCATCGAGGCCATCGTGGCCCCCTTCAAGAACCGGCCGGGAGTCTACCTCTTCGACTACCGGGCCGACGAGGACCACAACCGCCTGGTGGTGAGCCTGGTGGGACACCCCGCAGAGATCCAGGAGTCCCTCCTGGAGGCCGCCAAGGTGGCCCGGGACCACATCGACATGAACACCCACCAGGGGGCCCACCCGCGCATCGGGGCGGTAGACGTGGTGCCCTTCACCCCCATCGCCAACATCACCATGGAAGAGTGCGTGGAGCTGGCCCGGAGCTTCGGGAAGCGCTACGTCGAGGAAACGGGGATCCCCGTGTACTACTACGAGGATGCGGCCCTGATCCCGGAACGCAAGCGTCTGGAGGTGGTGCGCAAGGGGCAGTACGAGGTGCTCAAGGACGAGGCCCGCACCGTCCCTGCCCGGCGCCCCGACGTGGGGGAGGCGGCCCTGCATCCCACCGCGGGGGGCACGGTGATCGGCGCCCGCAAGTTCCTCGTGGCCTTCAACGTCAACCTGGACACGGACAACCTGGACGTGGCCAAGGAGATCGCCAAGCACGTCCGGTCCTCCAGCGGAGGCTTCTGCCACGTCAAGGGCATCGGCGTGGCCCTGGAGGAGCGGGGACTGGTGCAGGTGAGCATGAACCTGGTGGACTACGAGAAGAACGCCCTCTACCGGGTCCTGGAGACCATCCGCATGGAGGCGAAACGCTACGGGGTATCGGTGGTGGAGACGGAGGTGTACGGCATGGTTCCCGCCGGAGCCGTCCTGGACAGCGCCGCCTACTACCTGCAGATCGCCGGCTTCGATCCCCAGCAGATCATCGAACTGCGGCTGCTCCAGATGATGGGAGAGGCGGCGCAGTGA
- the hutI gene encoding imidazolonepropionase, whose translation MTTKLFRNARIVTPQDPGAPLRGADQGKVREIEGGALLCRHGLVDRVGEEAEVREAAKGTEIHEEVDLGGRCVIPGFVDPHTHLCFAARREEEFRLRLEGTPYLEILRRGGGILSSVRSVRSASDEELFETTLGNAMSALEHGTTTVEVKSGYGLDTETELRMLRVIDRLRRETPLDVAATFMGGHAVAEDYRDRPDQFVDLLCGEMIPAVAEQGIARFCDVFCEEGVFSVDQSRRILLAARAAGLELKIHADEVHDLGGAGLAAELGTVSAEHLLAASEPNLEAMAEAGVIAALLPATAYSLRKPYAPGRRMVELGVPVALATDCNPGSCFCESMPFVFGLGVMHMGFSLEEALVASTLNAAYAIGLGHRVGSLDPGKSADFLVLDGSTPAILAYHAGVNPVAEVYKRAEWVA comes from the coding sequence GTGACCACCAAACTCTTCCGCAACGCCCGGATCGTCACGCCCCAGGACCCGGGGGCGCCCCTCCGGGGGGCGGACCAGGGAAAGGTGCGGGAGATCGAAGGAGGAGCCCTCCTCTGCCGCCACGGACTGGTGGACCGGGTGGGGGAAGAGGCGGAGGTCCGGGAGGCCGCCAAGGGGACGGAGATCCACGAGGAGGTCGACCTGGGGGGGCGCTGCGTCATCCCGGGTTTCGTGGACCCCCACACCCACCTGTGCTTCGCCGCTCGGCGGGAGGAGGAATTCCGTCTGCGCCTTGAGGGGACTCCCTACCTGGAGATCCTCCGTCGGGGAGGGGGCATCCTCTCCTCGGTGCGCTCCGTGCGAAGCGCCTCGGACGAAGAGCTTTTCGAGACCACCCTGGGCAACGCCATGAGCGCCCTGGAGCACGGCACCACCACCGTGGAGGTGAAAAGCGGCTACGGCCTGGACACGGAGACGGAACTGAGGATGCTCCGGGTCATCGACCGGCTGCGGCGGGAGACGCCCCTGGACGTGGCTGCCACCTTCATGGGGGGTCACGCGGTGGCGGAGGACTACCGGGACCGGCCGGACCAGTTTGTGGACCTGCTCTGCGGCGAGATGATCCCTGCGGTGGCGGAGCAGGGCATCGCCCGGTTCTGCGACGTCTTCTGCGAGGAAGGGGTCTTCTCGGTGGACCAGAGCCGCCGGATCCTCCTGGCGGCCCGGGCCGCGGGGCTGGAGCTGAAGATCCACGCCGACGAGGTGCACGACCTGGGCGGCGCGGGGCTGGCGGCGGAGCTGGGCACCGTCTCGGCGGAACACCTCCTGGCGGCCTCGGAGCCCAACCTGGAGGCCATGGCCGAGGCGGGGGTCATCGCCGCCCTGCTCCCCGCCACGGCCTACAGCCTTCGCAAGCCCTACGCTCCGGGACGGAGGATGGTGGAGCTGGGGGTACCCGTGGCGCTGGCCACGGACTGCAACCCCGGGTCCTGCTTCTGCGAGTCCATGCCCTTCGTCTTCGGCCTCGGGGTGATGCACATGGGCTTCTCCCTGGAGGAAGCCCTGGTGGCTTCCACCCTCAACGCCGCCTATGCCATCGGCCTGGGGCACCGGGTGGGGAGCCTGGATCCGGGCAAGTCCGCGGACTTCCTGGTGTTGGACGGCTCCACGCCCGCCATCCTGGCGTACCACGCGGGGGTGAACCCGGTGGCGGAGGTGTACAAGCGGGCCGAGTGGGTAGCCTGA
- a CDS encoding cyclodeaminase/cyclohydrolase family protein, translated as MALQNLTVEGFVRELASDSPAPGGGSVAALCGSLGAGLSAMVARLTLGKEKYREHWDAMEALQAEGDQLLARFLSLMEEDTESFNAFMAARKLPKETEGQKAARAQAIQEASKKTALVPLETLKACSDLVRLAGQAVAHGNPNAVTDAGTAALLAEAAGWGAAYNVSINLSGVEDQTFVARCRREVQSALEEIGTRAREIREKLRKDLEMA; from the coding sequence ATGGCGCTGCAAAACCTGACGGTGGAAGGCTTCGTCCGAGAACTGGCCTCCGATTCTCCCGCCCCCGGCGGCGGAAGCGTTGCCGCCCTGTGCGGCTCCCTGGGGGCAGGGCTTTCCGCCATGGTGGCCCGCCTGACCCTGGGGAAGGAGAAGTACCGGGAGCACTGGGATGCCATGGAAGCCCTTCAGGCGGAGGGAGACCAACTGCTGGCCCGGTTCCTGAGCCTCATGGAGGAGGATACGGAATCCTTCAACGCCTTCATGGCCGCCCGCAAGCTCCCCAAGGAGACGGAGGGACAGAAGGCTGCTCGAGCCCAGGCCATCCAGGAGGCTTCCAAGAAGACCGCCCTGGTGCCCCTGGAAACCCTGAAGGCCTGCTCCGACCTGGTGCGTCTTGCAGGACAGGCGGTGGCCCACGGGAACCCCAACGCGGTGACCGACGCGGGCACCGCCGCTCTGCTGGCGGAAGCGGCCGGATGGGGTGCGGCCTACAACGTATCCATCAACCTCTCCGGGGTGGAGGACCAGACCTTCGTGGCCCGCTGTCGCCGGGAGGTGCAATCGGCCCTGGAGGAGATCGGGACCCGAGCCCGGGAGATCCGGGAGAAGCTCCGCAAGGACCTGGAAATGGCCTGA
- a CDS encoding NUDIX domain-containing protein: MKIRPAGVIEEQGKVLFLRYAYPQGDVYGIPGGGVEEGESLRHALVREMEEELGIAVLVEDLLLSAEARPVGPLEHTLHLFFRCRRLGEGTPTVRREHTSAAGHEWLRLEDLPEKTLYPNVGTLLARALLRPGVLYVEELPSREWR, encoded by the coding sequence ATGAAGATCCGTCCCGCCGGGGTGATCGAAGAGCAAGGCAAGGTCCTGTTCCTTCGCTATGCCTACCCGCAGGGAGACGTCTACGGCATCCCCGGCGGAGGTGTGGAGGAGGGGGAGTCCCTCCGCCATGCCTTGGTCCGGGAGATGGAGGAGGAGCTGGGGATTGCCGTTCTGGTTGAGGACCTGCTCCTCAGCGCCGAAGCCCGTCCCGTGGGCCCCTTGGAGCACACCCTCCACCTATTCTTCCGCTGTCGCCGCCTGGGGGAAGGGACCCCCACGGTTCGGCGGGAACACACCAGCGCCGCTGGGCACGAATGGCTTCGCCTGGAGGACCTTCCCGAGAAGACCCTCTACCCCAACGTGGGAACCTTGCTGGCCCGGGCCCTCTTGCGCCCCGGGGTGCTCTACGTGGAGGAGCTTCCCTCCCGGGAATGGCGCTAA
- a CDS encoding histidine phosphatase family protein has translation MRLFLVRHGETNWNREGRFQGQQDTPLNLRGLEQARRVAERLRGHPFALVVSSPLSRALQTARAIHGASDSPVPLQVDEGLTEIHHGDWEGRLAQEVRATWPSLLDRWHERPEEVRMPGPGGETLEEVRDRAVAAAERLAVTCPEEGDLCLASHDAVLKVLLCHWMGAPLGSFWRFVIPNGGLNLVELRAGKPPRLLLLGDASHLEEGFHREEQKGL, from the coding sequence ATGCGCCTCTTTCTGGTGCGCCACGGGGAGACGAACTGGAACCGGGAGGGACGTTTTCAGGGACAGCAGGACACCCCCTTGAACCTCCGGGGCCTGGAGCAGGCTCGCAGGGTGGCGGAGCGCCTTCGGGGGCACCCCTTCGCCCTGGTGGTTTCCAGTCCCCTATCCCGGGCCCTCCAGACCGCTCGCGCCATCCACGGAGCCTCGGATTCTCCGGTTCCCCTGCAGGTGGACGAGGGCCTCACGGAGATCCATCACGGGGATTGGGAGGGACGTCTGGCCCAGGAGGTCCGGGCAACGTGGCCGAGCCTCCTGGATCGTTGGCACGAGAGGCCCGAGGAGGTGCGCATGCCCGGGCCGGGAGGGGAGACCCTGGAAGAGGTCCGGGATCGAGCGGTCGCAGCGGCGGAGCGGCTTGCGGTGACCTGCCCGGAGGAGGGGGACCTGTGCCTGGCCAGCCACGACGCGGTGCTGAAGGTGCTCCTCTGCCATTGGATGGGCGCTCCCCTGGGGAGCTTCTGGCGCTTTGTGATCCCCAACGGAGGGCTGAACCTGGTGGAACTGAGGGCGGGCAAACCTCCCCGCCTGCTGCTGCTGGGAGATGCCTCCCACCTGGAAGAGGGGTTCCACCGGGAGGAGCAGAAGGGGCTTTAG
- the serA gene encoding phosphoglycerate dehydrogenase gives MWKVLVTESIHEEGLAILREARDVQLVQKVGLSREDLFAQLQDTDALLTRSGTGIDVPLLEAAPVLKVVGRAGVGVDNVDLPEASRRGVVVINAPTGNTLSAAEQTLALMLGLIRRTPQANASMRRGEWDRKRFMGHQLNGKRLLVLGLGRIGTQVALRCRAFGMDVSAYDPYVSPGKAENLKVQLLPDLADALAMADVITLHVPLTEETRGMLDDRLVRTIKRGAYLINCARGGLVDEEACALALREGRLAGAAFDVYSMEPPGLEHPLLAEDLQDHIVLTPHLGANTYEAQSAVARIAATNLLAALRGEPYEHAVNLPFMEQRLTGQRRAFLTLARNLGVLATHLAERTEGAVSSCQVMLRGPLFQDEEEPIRFEAPFRLKPYTVAFLKGLLEVRHGAEVNYMVAPLIAQEKGIQLEEGFGESSTYQNVIDVKVGTERGSLRLVGTVTEEGRQRVVRLDDYWLDLIPSGRLLLFQNHDRPGVIGKVGTLLGQAGVNIANFALGRKNGSGLALAALQIDQELGEELLSTLRHDGDLIWAATVCLKEGL, from the coding sequence ATGTGGAAGGTCCTGGTGACCGAATCGATTCATGAAGAGGGCCTGGCGATCCTGCGGGAGGCCCGGGATGTGCAGCTGGTGCAGAAGGTCGGGCTTTCCCGGGAGGATCTCTTTGCCCAGCTGCAGGACACGGACGCCCTCCTGACCCGCAGCGGCACGGGCATCGACGTGCCCCTGCTGGAGGCGGCCCCGGTCCTGAAGGTGGTGGGTCGGGCCGGGGTGGGAGTGGACAACGTGGATCTGCCAGAGGCAAGCCGACGGGGTGTCGTGGTCATCAACGCCCCCACGGGTAACACCCTCTCCGCAGCGGAACAGACCCTGGCGCTGATGCTGGGGCTGATCCGGCGCACCCCCCAGGCCAACGCCTCCATGCGCCGGGGGGAGTGGGACCGGAAGCGCTTCATGGGACACCAGCTCAACGGAAAGCGCCTGTTGGTGTTGGGGTTGGGGCGCATCGGGACCCAGGTGGCCCTCCGGTGCCGTGCCTTCGGCATGGACGTGTCCGCCTACGATCCCTACGTCTCTCCCGGGAAGGCGGAGAACCTGAAGGTGCAGCTGTTGCCGGATCTGGCGGACGCTCTGGCCATGGCGGACGTCATCACCCTCCACGTGCCCCTCACCGAGGAGACCCGGGGGATGCTGGACGACCGGCTGGTGCGCACCATCAAGAGGGGGGCCTACCTGATCAACTGCGCCCGGGGAGGCCTGGTGGACGAGGAGGCCTGTGCCCTGGCCCTTCGGGAGGGACGGCTTGCCGGGGCGGCCTTCGACGTGTACAGCATGGAGCCCCCGGGGCTAGAGCACCCTCTCCTGGCGGAGGACCTGCAGGACCACATCGTCCTCACCCCTCACCTGGGGGCCAACACCTACGAGGCCCAGTCTGCGGTGGCTCGCATCGCCGCCACCAACCTCCTGGCCGCCCTTCGGGGGGAGCCCTACGAGCATGCGGTGAACCTCCCCTTCATGGAACAGCGCCTCACGGGGCAGCGCCGGGCGTTCCTCACCCTGGCCCGAAACCTGGGGGTACTGGCCACCCACCTGGCGGAGCGCACCGAAGGGGCCGTGTCGAGCTGTCAGGTGATGCTCCGAGGTCCCCTCTTCCAGGACGAGGAGGAACCCATCCGCTTTGAAGCTCCCTTCCGCCTCAAGCCCTACACTGTGGCGTTCCTCAAAGGGCTGCTGGAGGTGCGCCACGGAGCGGAGGTGAACTACATGGTGGCTCCCCTCATCGCCCAGGAGAAGGGCATCCAGCTGGAGGAGGGCTTCGGGGAGTCCAGCACCTACCAGAACGTCATCGACGTGAAGGTGGGCACGGAGCGGGGCTCCCTGCGCCTGGTGGGGACCGTGACGGAAGAAGGGCGGCAGCGGGTGGTGCGCCTGGACGACTACTGGCTGGACCTGATCCCTTCGGGGCGCCTTCTCCTCTTCCAGAACCACGACCGGCCGGGAGTGATCGGCAAGGTGGGAACCCTGCTGGGGCAGGCGGGGGTGAACATCGCCAATTTCGCCCTGGGGCGGAAGAACGGCAGCGGTCTGGCCCTGGCGGCGCTTCAGATCGATCAGGAGCTGGGGGAGGAGCTGCTCTCCACCCTCCGGCACGACGGGGACCTCATCTGGGCGGCCACGGTCTGCCTGAAGGAAGGGCTGTGA
- a CDS encoding pyridoxal-phosphate-dependent aminotransferase family protein has translation MQRVLLTPGPVELPDPVRLAGGNPMISHREPAFSVLYRELLEKLARLFETSDPVLPVPGSGTGGLDALCQNLLEPGDEVLSVSCGAFGDRFREIAARRGVDLHVLDVPWGEAVDPASVREALMARPGTKALLLTHNETSTGVVNPVEAILAALPEPRPLVLLDGVSSVGAMSCLPQAWGVDGLATSSQKGLMSPPGLSFLWLSSRGWEAARSHRCPTYSLDLVLYRKDLEKNSQTPYTPPLSLYAAVSAGLDGILREGAPVWFAARRRFARALASGLEGLGLPLLVTREEHRSPGVTALYFESPGVADSLRESLRSMGVEVAGGQGPLKGHLVRVAHYVDLGWPQLSLILGSFWAACRAQGKLPSPKEALERAYETWKEETPCGRSW, from the coding sequence ATGCAGCGCGTGTTGTTGACCCCCGGACCCGTGGAGCTTCCCGACCCGGTGCGCCTTGCGGGCGGGAACCCCATGATCAGCCACCGGGAACCGGCCTTTTCCGTCCTCTATCGGGAGCTGCTGGAGAAACTGGCCCGGCTTTTCGAGACCTCAGACCCCGTCCTTCCCGTTCCCGGATCGGGCACGGGAGGCCTGGACGCCCTCTGTCAGAACCTTCTGGAGCCGGGGGACGAGGTCCTGTCCGTCTCCTGCGGCGCCTTCGGGGATCGGTTCCGGGAGATCGCCGCCCGACGCGGGGTGGACCTCCATGTTCTGGACGTCCCCTGGGGAGAAGCGGTCGATCCGGCCTCGGTCCGAGAGGCCTTGATGGCCCGCCCGGGGACGAAGGCCCTGCTGCTGACCCACAACGAGACCTCCACGGGGGTGGTCAATCCGGTGGAGGCCATCCTGGCCGCCCTTCCAGAGCCCCGGCCTCTGGTCCTGCTAGACGGGGTGAGTTCCGTCGGGGCCATGTCCTGTCTCCCCCAGGCCTGGGGGGTGGATGGTCTGGCCACCTCCTCCCAGAAGGGGTTGATGAGTCCCCCCGGCCTTTCCTTCCTGTGGCTTTCCTCCCGGGGATGGGAGGCGGCCCGGTCGCACCGCTGCCCCACCTATTCCCTGGATCTGGTCCTCTACCGGAAGGACCTGGAGAAGAACTCCCAGACGCCCTACACTCCCCCCCTCTCTCTTTACGCCGCCGTCTCCGCGGGGTTGGACGGGATCCTCCGGGAAGGGGCTCCCGTCTGGTTCGCCGCCCGGCGTCGCTTCGCCCGGGCCCTGGCCTCCGGCCTGGAAGGGTTGGGCCTTCCCCTTCTGGTGACCCGAGAGGAGCACCGTTCTCCGGGGGTCACGGCGCTGTACTTTGAATCCCCGGGGGTGGCGGATTCCCTGAGGGAATCCCTGCGCTCCATGGGGGTGGAGGTGGCGGGTGGCCAGGGCCCCCTGAAGGGGCACCTGGTTCGGGTGGCACACTACGTCGATCTCGGCTGGCCCCAGCTCTCCCTGATCCTGGGGAGCTTCTGGGCGGCCTGCAGGGCCCAGGGCAAGCTTCCCTCCCCCAAGGAAGCCTTGGAGCGGGCCTATGAAACGTGGAAGGAGGAAACCCCATGTGGAAGGTCCTGGTGA
- the mltG gene encoding endolytic transglycosylase MltG, producing the protein MLLFALCILGLPRLVPDPFPPGTSGEEVEVTVPPGTSASGFARLLREKGIVTEEADLLAWMVRMGIDRSLRAGIYRLHPGSPWEVAKEIRETRPRGFQRALIPGADWVDLTRGVSEDVWRDALSDPSLFPQPLRPLLPPKPEERLAFLLPDTYGVPEGSEGIPNLVRAASLAWWNRLGAAVQRGNWSRDTLLQRGILASLVEREVRSDEERPRVAAVFLNRLTRGMPLQSCATVVYAWKLRGEKRSTLSYRDLEIRSPFNTYRHRGLPPGPVGIPGLESWRAALEPAREEALFFFLGKDGKHVFSRTYQEHLRAQNALARKDAPSQGASRHTEPTAAMGQKSAPHLQEGDPNDP; encoded by the coding sequence TTGCTGCTCTTCGCCCTCTGCATCCTGGGGCTGCCCCGGCTGGTTCCCGATCCCTTCCCCCCCGGGACATCGGGGGAAGAAGTCGAGGTCACCGTGCCTCCCGGAACCTCCGCATCCGGATTCGCCCGGCTCCTTCGAGAGAAGGGCATCGTGACGGAGGAAGCGGACCTCCTTGCCTGGATGGTCCGCATGGGCATCGACCGTTCCCTCCGAGCGGGGATCTACCGGCTGCACCCCGGTTCTCCCTGGGAGGTGGCGAAGGAGATCCGCGAGACCCGCCCTCGGGGGTTTCAACGGGCCCTCATCCCTGGGGCGGACTGGGTGGACCTGACCCGGGGGGTGTCCGAAGACGTCTGGAGGGACGCCCTTTCGGACCCATCCCTCTTCCCGCAACCCCTGCGCCCCCTCCTGCCCCCGAAACCCGAAGAGCGCCTGGCCTTCCTGCTGCCGGACACCTACGGGGTTCCCGAAGGGTCTGAGGGCATCCCCAACCTGGTCCGCGCGGCCTCCCTGGCCTGGTGGAACCGTCTGGGGGCAGCGGTCCAAAGGGGGAACTGGTCTCGGGACACGCTCCTCCAAAGGGGCATTCTGGCCTCTCTGGTGGAGAGGGAAGTCCGGTCGGACGAGGAAAGGCCCCGAGTGGCGGCGGTCTTTCTGAACCGACTGACCCGAGGGATGCCGTTGCAGTCCTGCGCCACGGTGGTCTACGCCTGGAAACTGCGGGGGGAGAAGCGGAGCACCCTCTCCTACCGGGACCTGGAGATCCGTTCTCCCTTCAACACTTACCGCCACAGGGGGCTGCCCCCGGGGCCCGTGGGGATCCCGGGCTTGGAATCCTGGAGGGCGGCCCTGGAGCCGGCGCGGGAGGAAGCGCTTTTCTTCTTCCTGGGAAAGGACGGCAAGCACGTCTTCAGCCGAACCTACCAGGAGCACCTTCGGGCACAAAACGCCCTCGCGCGAAAAGATGCCCCGTCCCAGGGGGCGTCGCGGCACACAGAACCCACGGCAGCCATGGGGCAGAAATCTGCTCCTCACCTTCAAGAAGGAGACCCGAACGATCCATGA